One segment of Castanea sativa cultivar Marrone di Chiusa Pesio chromosome 3, ASM4071231v1 DNA contains the following:
- the LOC142627416 gene encoding alpha-crystallin domain-containing protein 22.3-like isoform X2, giving the protein MASSIRGGRSRSDNIEPDPLNPKQTVLHVAPLNSVPYIGPPTPHSYTASSPAKKNSETVEKVGPAMIFLPSLSTREEWNNVVAATKVGVALTGSAAMGKIGPVVGPMDIGESDDSYFFRVSLPGVTRDEKDFSCEVEPDGKIVIKGVTTIGEKIVCKNSQIFQMQSQNLCPPGHFSISFQLPGPVDNQQFSGSFGIDGILEGIVKKR; this is encoded by the exons GGGTGGGAGATCTAGAAGTGACAACATTGAGCCAGACCCTTTAAATCCTAAGCAAACTGTTCTTCATGTGGCACCTCTCAATAGTGTGCCATACATTGGTCCACCTACACCACACAGCTATACTGCTTCATCACCAGCCAAAAAGAATAGTGAGACTGTGGAAAAAGTTGGGCCAGCTATGATATTTCTCCCTTCTCTTTCAACTCGAGAAGAGTGGAACAATGTTGTAGCTGCCACTAAAGTTGGGGTTGCACTGACTGGGAGTGCAGCTATGGGAAAGATAGGACCAGTTGTAGGACCTATGGACATTGGTGAATCCGATGATTCATACTTTTTTCGTGTCTCCCTTCCAGGTGTAACAAGGGATGAGA AGGATTTCAGTTGTGAGGTTGAACCTGATGGAAAGATAGTAATAAAGGGAGTAACAACAATTGGTGAAAAAATAGTTTGCAAGAACTCCCAAATTTTTCAGATGCAATCACAGAATCTATGCCCACCAGGGCACTTCTCTATCTCATTCCAGCTGCCTGGTCCAGTTGACAACCAACAATTTTCTGGTTCTTTCGGAATTGATGGGATTTTGGAAGGTATTGTGAAGAAAAGGTGA
- the LOC142627416 gene encoding alpha-crystallin domain-containing protein 22.3-like isoform X1, whose product MWAAKTCTRKWRGGRSRSDNIEPDPLNPKQTVLHVAPLNSVPYIGPPTPHSYTASSPAKKNSETVEKVGPAMIFLPSLSTREEWNNVVAATKVGVALTGSAAMGKIGPVVGPMDIGESDDSYFFRVSLPGVTRDEKDFSCEVEPDGKIVIKGVTTIGEKIVCKNSQIFQMQSQNLCPPGHFSISFQLPGPVDNQQFSGSFGIDGILEGIVKKR is encoded by the exons ATGTGGGCGGCAAAGACATGTACAAGAAAGTGGAG GGGTGGGAGATCTAGAAGTGACAACATTGAGCCAGACCCTTTAAATCCTAAGCAAACTGTTCTTCATGTGGCACCTCTCAATAGTGTGCCATACATTGGTCCACCTACACCACACAGCTATACTGCTTCATCACCAGCCAAAAAGAATAGTGAGACTGTGGAAAAAGTTGGGCCAGCTATGATATTTCTCCCTTCTCTTTCAACTCGAGAAGAGTGGAACAATGTTGTAGCTGCCACTAAAGTTGGGGTTGCACTGACTGGGAGTGCAGCTATGGGAAAGATAGGACCAGTTGTAGGACCTATGGACATTGGTGAATCCGATGATTCATACTTTTTTCGTGTCTCCCTTCCAGGTGTAACAAGGGATGAGA AGGATTTCAGTTGTGAGGTTGAACCTGATGGAAAGATAGTAATAAAGGGAGTAACAACAATTGGTGAAAAAATAGTTTGCAAGAACTCCCAAATTTTTCAGATGCAATCACAGAATCTATGCCCACCAGGGCACTTCTCTATCTCATTCCAGCTGCCTGGTCCAGTTGACAACCAACAATTTTCTGGTTCTTTCGGAATTGATGGGATTTTGGAAGGTATTGTGAAGAAAAGGTGA